In Topomyia yanbarensis strain Yona2022 chromosome 2, ASM3024719v1, whole genome shotgun sequence, one DNA window encodes the following:
- the LOC131684537 gene encoding ATP-dependent RNA helicase bel: protein MSNAINQNGTGLEQQFAGLDLQQQQQLSKQDSGNFKTSAARYVPPQLRSGRSGGGGGSGSGSESDPKSAGGGRGGYGRGDDFSGGNSRYQDRDRGDYYNNRGGDFNRRGGGGGGRFQNDRRDNYNRGGGGYNNRGGGQDRGTDQQQPPQEFQQNGDEPRDGQFNDRDEQRAGGNWGNNSRGGRGGDYRDRPVDNRPPHNDRWQEPPANGAAGEGYGAGSGSGSYGGNRGGRDDRGQGMGGRWNERGRGDIDYTQLTDRDERLELELFKNGNTGINFNKYEDIPVEATGDDVPPHINTFLDIELTEIIDNNIKLAHYDVPTPVQKYAIPIIMAGRDLMACAQTGSGKTAAFLVPILNQMYKHGISAPPQGRPFNRRKQYPLGLVLAPTRELATQIFEESKKFCYRSRMRPAVLYGGNNTQEQMRELDRGCHLIVATPGRLEDMIMRGKVGLDNIRFLVLDEADRMLDMGFEPQIRRIVEESKMPPTGERQTLMFSATFPKAIQELASDFLHNYIFLAVGRVGSTSVNITQSIFWVEENYKRSHLLDVLSKINAQNAGDDTDCLTLIFVETKKSADSLEDYLYSNNHPVTSIHGDRTQKEREEALKCFRSGRCPVLVATAVAARGLDIPNVKHVINFDLPAEVEEYVHRIGRTGRMGNLGVATSFFNDKNRNVANGLVRLLQETQQEIPAFLEEMTTDRSWGNRARGGGRTQRYGGASSTFGSRDYRQQNNSRNNNRDQRGGGGSSGGGGGGVGRSNYGGGNYNREEGGYYRNGGSGGGGAGGSYGGSYNNNSSSGHDWWNE, encoded by the exons ATGAGTAATGCTATTAACCAAAATGGTACAGGTCTAGAGCAGCAG TTTGCTGGTCTGGActtgcagcagcagcagcagctgagCAAGCAAGATTctggaaattttaaaacttcggCTGCTCGTTACGTTCCACCCCAGCTGAGAAGCGGCCgtagtggtggtggtggtggtagcGGAAGTGGCTCTGAAAGTGATCCCAAATCCGCTGGCGGAGGTCGTGGAGGCTACGGTCGTGGAGACGATTTTTCTGGTGGCAACTCAAGATACCAGGACCGCGATCGTGGAGATTACTACAACAACCGGGGCGGAGATTTTAACCGTCGCGGAGGAGGAGGTGGTGGACGCTTCCAAAACGATCGAAGAGATAATTACAACCGCGGCGGCGGCGGTTACAACAATCGCGGAGGAGGTCAAGACCGTGGCACAGATCAACAGCAGCCACCCCAGGAGTTCCAACAAAATGGCGACGAACCACGTGACGGTCAGTTTAACGATCGTGATGAACAAAGAGCCGGGGGTAACTGGGGTAACAATTCTCGCGGTGGTCGCGGAGGGGATTATCGTGATAGGCCAGTGGATAATCGTCCACCACACAATGACCGTTGGCAAGAACCGCCGGCGAATGGAGCAGCGGGAGAGGGATATGGTGCCGGAAGTGGTTCCGGCAGTTACGGAGGCAACCGTGGTGGAAGAGACGACCGCGGGCAGGGTATGGGAGGACGTTGGAACGAGCGTGGCAGAGGAGACATTGATTATACACAACTTACCGATCGTGATGAGCGTTTGGAGCTGGAGCTCTTCAAGAATGGTAACACCGGTATCAATTTCAACAAGTACGAAGATATTCCCGTGGAGGCGACGGGTGACGATGTGCCACCGCATATTAACACCTTCTTGGATATCGAGCTGACAGAAATTATCGATAACAACATCAAACTAGCGCACTACGATGTACCGACGCCAGTTCAAAAGTACGCTATCCCGATCATTATGGCTGGTCGTGATCTTATGGCGTGTGCTCAGACAGGTTCTGGTAAGACTGCAGCCTTTCTGGTTCCCATTCTCAACCAGATGTACAAGCACGGTATCAGCGCTCCACCGCAAGGTCGTCCATTCAATCGTCGCAAACAGTATCCACTCGGATTGGTATTGGCTCCTACGCGAGAGTTGGCCACCCAGATTTTCGAAGAATCTAAAAAATTCTGCTACCGTTCACGCATGCGTCCGGCCGTTCTGTATGGCGGTAACAATACTCAGGAGCAAATGCGTGAACTCGATCGTGGATGTCATCTGATTGTTGCAACACCTGGTCGGCTAGAAGATATGATTATGCGTGGCAAGGTAGGACTAGACAATATTCGCTTCCTTGTACTGGACGAGGCCGATCGTATGCTGGACATGGGATTTGAGCCACAAATTCGTCGTATTGTCGAGGAGAGCAAAATGCCACCGACCGGGGAGCGCCAAACTTTGATGTTCTCAGCAACGTTCCCGAAGGCAATTCAAGAACTTGCTAGTGATTTTCTTCACAACTATATTTTTTTGGCAGTCGGTCGCGTTGGATCAACTTCTGTCAACATTACTCAATCTATCTTTTGGGTAGAAGAAAATTACAAACGTTCGCATCTATTAGATGTGCTCTCAAAGATCAATGCACAGAACGCGGGTGATGATACGGACTGCCTGACGCTAATTTTTGTCGAAACCAAGAAATCGGCAGACTCTTTGGAAGATTATCTCTACAGTAACAATCATCCGGTTACTAGCATCCATGGCGACCGTACCCAAAAGGAACGCGAAGAAGCGTTGAAATGCTTCCGTTCTGGCCGTTGCCCCGTGTTGGTTGCCACTGCTGTGGCTGCTCGTGGTTTGGACATCCCAAACGTGAAACATGTCATAAACTTCGATTTGCCGGCGGAGGTTGAAGAATATGTCCATCGCATTGGTCGAACCGGTCGGATGGGCAACCTTGGTGTCGCCACTAGCTTCTTCAATGATAAGAATCGTAATGTGGCCAATGGTCTGGTCAGGCTGCTGCAAGAAACACAGCAGGAAATTCCGGCATTCCTGGAAGAAATGACCACCGATCGATCGTGGGGTAACCGTGCCCGTGGAGGTGGACGAACCCAACGGTATGGAGGAGCAAGCTCTACATTTGGCTCCAGAGATTACCGTCAGCAGAATAATAGTCGCAACAATAACCGTGACCAGCGTGGAGGTGGTGGTTCTAGTGGCGGTGGCGGTGGAGGAGTTGGCCGCAGCAACTACGGAGGTGGAAACTATA ATCGTGAAGAAGGAGGCTACTATCGCAACGGTGGAAGTGGCGGTGGCGGCGCTGGTGGAAGTTACGGCGGAAGCTACAACAATAACAGTAGCTCTGGTCATGACTGGTGGAACGAATAA